The following coding sequences are from one Niveibacterium umoris window:
- the motD gene encoding flagellar motor protein MotD, which translates to MAGRRKHEEEHENHERWLVSYADFITLLFAFFVVMYALSSINEGKYRVLSNSLVSAFRNVTTNADGMNIVPRASISGAVPQQNRPQKSTQPESKARTQARQQMHSMAEQVRRVLEPLVRSGQVSVSEGAHGISIEINASALFNPGEALLGPEAARALSAVGQVVAQGDFPIRVEGHTDSVPISTAAYASNWELSSVRASSVVRLFIEAGVDARRLTVAGYADQRPVADNSTAEGRQRNRRVSIQVESMFPPEAEGPSVGPITPSPGGAALGATLPE; encoded by the coding sequence ATGGCGGGCCGTCGCAAGCACGAAGAAGAGCACGAGAACCACGAGCGCTGGCTTGTCTCGTACGCGGACTTCATTACCTTGCTGTTTGCGTTCTTCGTTGTGATGTACGCGCTCAGTTCGATCAATGAGGGCAAGTACCGCGTCTTGTCCAATTCTCTGGTCAGCGCCTTCCGCAATGTCACGACCAATGCGGACGGTATGAATATCGTGCCGCGTGCGTCGATTTCCGGAGCCGTGCCACAGCAGAACCGGCCGCAGAAATCGACCCAGCCCGAATCAAAGGCGCGCACCCAGGCGCGTCAGCAGATGCACAGCATGGCCGAGCAGGTGCGGCGTGTGCTGGAACCCCTGGTGCGCAGCGGTCAGGTCAGCGTGAGCGAGGGCGCGCACGGCATTTCCATCGAAATCAACGCCAGTGCCTTGTTCAACCCGGGTGAGGCTTTGCTTGGGCCGGAGGCTGCACGTGCGCTGAGTGCGGTCGGTCAGGTTGTCGCGCAAGGCGACTTCCCGATTCGCGTCGAGGGGCATACCGATAGCGTGCCGATCTCTACAGCCGCGTACGCCTCGAACTGGGAGTTGTCATCCGTGCGGGCAAGTTCGGTCGTCCGCTTGTTCATCGAAGCCGGCGTCGACGCGCGGCGGCTGACGGTGGCGGGCTACGCCGACCAGCGGCCGGTGGCGGACAACAGCACCGCGGAAGGGCGTCAGCGCAACCGCCGGGTGAGTATCCAGGTGGAATCGATGTTCCCGCCGGAAGCCGAAGGGCCGTCGGTCGGGCCGATCACGCCCAGTCCGGGCGGCGCAGCACTTGGGGCGACTCTGCCCGAGTGA
- a CDS encoding peptidylprolyl isomerase, protein MSLLAACGGGSSDSGSVTPTPPASNCSDAGVAASNASAFPTVCMLTSRGEMVFELYPASAPATVSNFLKYVSAGFYSDTAIHRVVPSFVFQGGGYTRELKAKDALYGPITLESNNGLSNLRGTIAMARTSDPNSATSQFFVNTVDNLMLNYDPNVAGANGYAVFGKVISGLPVVDAIGRSATNAVEQPTPGITVYWVKQLK, encoded by the coding sequence ATGTCGCTGCTGGCCGCATGTGGCGGCGGTTCTTCGGACAGCGGCAGCGTGACGCCGACGCCGCCGGCCAGTAACTGCAGCGATGCGGGTGTTGCTGCGTCAAATGCCAGCGCTTTCCCCACAGTGTGCATGCTGACCAGCCGCGGCGAGATGGTTTTCGAGCTCTATCCGGCCAGCGCGCCGGCAACCGTCAGCAACTTCCTGAAATATGTGAGTGCGGGTTTCTATTCCGATACGGCGATCCACCGCGTAGTGCCATCCTTCGTGTTTCAAGGGGGCGGCTATACCCGTGAACTGAAGGCAAAGGATGCCTTGTATGGCCCGATCACACTCGAGAGCAACAATGGGCTGAGCAATCTGCGCGGAACCATCGCCATGGCGCGGACCAGCGACCCGAACTCTGCGACGTCGCAGTTCTTCGTCAACACGGTCGACAACCTGATGCTGAACTACGACCCGAACGTTGCTGGCGCCAACGGCTATGCGGTGTTCGGCAAAGTCATTTCCGGTTTGCCGGTGGTTGATGCCATTGGACGTTCGGCGACCAATGCGGTCGAACAGCCGACACCCGGCATTACGGTGTACTGGGTCAAGCAGCTCAAGTAA